From Salipiger profundus, a single genomic window includes:
- the secA gene encoding preprotein translocase subunit SecA, with amino-acid sequence MLGIGTIARKVFGTPNDRKIKATRPLVDKINVLEPEFEKLDDAGLIAKTEEFKTRIADGESLDSLLPEAFANCREGARRAIGLRAFDVQLMGGIFMHQGNISEMKTGEGKTLVATFPAYLNALTGRGVHIVTVNDYLARRDAEWMSKVYGALGLSTGVVYPQQPEDEKKTAYAADITYATNNELGFDYLRDNMKSELNQMMQRDHYFAIVDEVDSILIDEARTPLIISGPSQDRSDLYMSIDRLIPELSDDAYTIDEKTRNVTFTDEGNEALEEILHARGILPEGQTLYDPESTTVVHHVNQGLRAHKLYTRDKDYIVRDGQVVLIDEFTGRMMAGRRLSDGLHQAIEAKEGCQIQPENVTLAQVTFQNYFRLYDKLAGMTGTASTEAEEFMEIYGLGVVEVPTNRPIARQDDDDQVFRTAQEKYQAIADEIKLAHEKGQPVLVGTTSIEKSEMLSQLLTQAKLPHNVLNARQHEKEAQIVADAGKLGAITIATNMAGRGTDIKLGGNVDFKVMEALDAEPDGDPEEIRRRIEAEHAEAEAAVKEAGGLFVLATERHESRRIDNQLRGRSGRQGDPGRSSFYLSLEDDLMRIFGSERLDKMLSKLGMKDGEAIVHPWVNKSLERAQAKVEGRNFDIRKQLLKFDDVMNDQRKVIFAQRREIMEAEDVSEITDDMRHEVIEELIDVHIPPKTYADQWDTEGLYAAALEKLGIDVPVIKWGEEEGVDAEVIRERMVEASDKMMTEKAEAFGSDTMRQIEKQVVLQTIDQKWRDHLLTLEHLRSVVGFRGYAQRDPLNEYKTEAFQLFESMLESLRETVTEQLARIRPMTEDEQKAMMQQLSQQQAALRRQTENAAAGHPPAPGEGDTAAAPEPGSGTPDAATTPLVEGFDEGDPTTWGNPSRNDACPCGSGKKFKHCHGRLA; translated from the coding sequence ATGCTGGGTATCGGGACTATCGCGCGGAAGGTGTTCGGAACGCCGAATGACCGCAAGATCAAGGCGACACGCCCGCTGGTCGACAAGATCAACGTGCTGGAGCCGGAGTTCGAAAAGCTCGATGACGCAGGCCTGATCGCCAAGACCGAAGAGTTCAAGACGCGGATCGCGGACGGCGAGAGCCTCGACTCGCTCCTGCCCGAAGCCTTTGCCAACTGCCGCGAGGGCGCCCGCCGCGCCATCGGCCTGCGCGCCTTCGACGTGCAGCTCATGGGCGGCATCTTCATGCACCAGGGTAACATTTCCGAGATGAAGACCGGCGAGGGCAAGACGCTCGTCGCGACCTTCCCGGCCTACCTGAACGCGCTGACCGGGCGCGGCGTGCACATCGTCACGGTCAACGACTACCTCGCCCGGCGCGACGCCGAGTGGATGAGCAAGGTCTACGGGGCGCTTGGCCTGTCGACCGGCGTCGTCTACCCGCAGCAGCCCGAGGACGAGAAGAAGACGGCATATGCCGCCGACATCACTTACGCCACCAACAACGAGCTTGGCTTCGACTACCTGCGCGACAACATGAAGTCCGAGCTGAACCAGATGATGCAGCGGGACCACTACTTCGCCATCGTCGACGAGGTGGACAGCATCCTGATCGACGAGGCGCGGACGCCGCTGATCATCTCGGGGCCATCGCAGGACCGCTCCGATCTCTACATGTCGATCGACCGGCTGATCCCCGAGCTTTCCGACGACGCCTACACGATCGACGAGAAGACCCGCAACGTCACCTTCACCGACGAGGGCAACGAGGCGCTCGAAGAGATCCTGCACGCCCGCGGCATCCTTCCCGAGGGGCAGACGCTCTACGATCCGGAAAGCACCACGGTGGTGCACCACGTGAACCAGGGCCTGCGCGCACACAAGCTCTACACGCGGGACAAGGATTACATCGTCCGCGACGGGCAGGTCGTGCTCATCGACGAGTTCACCGGCCGCATGATGGCCGGGCGGCGCCTGTCGGACGGTCTGCACCAGGCCATCGAGGCCAAGGAGGGCTGCCAGATCCAGCCCGAGAACGTCACGCTGGCGCAGGTGACCTTCCAGAACTACTTCCGTCTCTACGACAAGCTCGCCGGCATGACCGGCACGGCCTCGACCGAGGCCGAGGAATTCATGGAGATCTACGGGCTGGGCGTGGTCGAGGTGCCCACCAACCGGCCGATCGCGCGCCAGGACGACGACGACCAGGTGTTCCGCACCGCGCAGGAAAAATACCAGGCCATCGCTGACGAGATCAAGCTGGCGCATGAGAAGGGCCAGCCGGTGCTCGTGGGCACGACCTCGATCGAGAAATCCGAGATGCTGTCGCAGCTTCTCACGCAGGCGAAGCTGCCGCACAACGTGCTGAACGCGCGCCAGCACGAGAAGGAAGCGCAGATCGTCGCCGACGCCGGCAAGCTGGGGGCGATCACCATCGCGACCAACATGGCCGGCCGTGGCACCGACATCAAGCTGGGCGGCAACGTCGACTTCAAGGTGATGGAGGCGCTGGACGCCGAGCCCGACGGTGACCCCGAGGAGATCCGTCGGCGGATCGAGGCCGAGCACGCCGAGGCCGAGGCCGCGGTAAAGGAGGCGGGCGGCCTGTTCGTTCTTGCCACCGAGCGCCACGAGAGCCGCCGCATCGACAACCAGCTGCGGGGCCGTTCGGGCCGCCAGGGTGACCCGGGCCGCAGCTCGTTCTACCTGTCGCTCGAGGATGACCTCATGCGGATCTTCGGGTCCGAGCGGCTCGACAAGATGCTGTCGAAGCTCGGGATGAAGGATGGCGAGGCCATCGTTCACCCTTGGGTCAACAAGTCGCTCGAGCGGGCGCAGGCGAAGGTCGAAGGCCGCAACTTCGACATCCGCAAGCAGCTGCTGAAATTCGACGACGTGATGAACGACCAGCGGAAGGTGATCTTCGCGCAGCGTCGCGAGATCATGGAAGCCGAGGACGTGTCGGAGATCACCGACGACATGCGTCACGAGGTGATCGAGGAGCTGATCGACGTCCACATCCCCCCCAAGACCTATGCCGACCAGTGGGACACCGAAGGGCTCTACGCCGCCGCGCTCGAGAAGCTCGGCATCGACGTGCCCGTCATCAAGTGGGGCGAGGAAGAGGGCGTCGACGCAGAGGTGATCCGCGAGCGGATGGTCGAGGCGTCGGACAAGATGATGACCGAGAAGGCCGAAGCCTTCGGTTCGGACACCATGCGCCAGATCGAGAAGCAGGTCGTGCTGCAGACCATCGACCAGAAATGGCGCGATCACCTGCTGACTCTGGAACACCTGCGCTCTGTCGTGGGCTTCCGGGGCTACGCGCAGCGCGATCCGCTGAACGAGTACAAGACCGAGGCCTTCCAGCTGTTCGAGTCGATGCTCGAGTCGCTGCGCGAGACGGTCACCGAGCAGCTCGCCCGGATCCGCCCGATGACCGAGGACGAGCAGAAGGCGATGATGCAGCAGCTGTCGCAGCAGCAGGCTGCGCTGCGTCGCCAGACCGAGAACGCCGCCGCCGGTCATCCGCCGGCGCCGGGCGAGGGCGACACCGCAGCCGCGCCCGAGCCGGGCTCGGGCACCCCGGACGCCGCGACCACGCCGCTGGTCGAAGGCTTCGATGAGGGCGATCCGACGACCTGGGGCAACCCCAGCCGCAACGATGCCTGCCCTTGCGGGTCGGGCAAGAAGTTCAAGCATTGTCACGGACGCCTCGCCTGA
- a CDS encoding peptidylprolyl isomerase, producing the protein MRKTLTKLTAAAFAVTLALPVHAQEEMDLDSVVATVNGSDITLGHMLAIRATLPEQYQQLGDEVLWNGILDQIVQQSVLAQDEKAEESKLVTLSLDNERRSLMAATAIKQVADEAVTDEAVQAAYDANYADAEQGQEFNASHILVETEEEAQSLVEELNGGADFAELAKEHSTGPSGPNGGELGWFGPGMMVEPFEKAVEQLEAGEISEPVETQFGWHVVKLNETRSKSAPALDEVRDEIEQTLQQEAVKNYIDEKVAAADVTRKDSADVDTSVLSQVELLEE; encoded by the coding sequence ATGCGCAAGACTCTCACCAAACTGACCGCAGCCGCCTTCGCCGTCACGCTGGCGCTCCCGGTTCACGCGCAGGAAGAGATGGACCTCGATTCCGTGGTGGCCACCGTCAACGGTTCCGACATCACGCTCGGCCACATGCTGGCGATCCGCGCCACGCTGCCCGAGCAGTACCAGCAGCTCGGCGACGAGGTTCTGTGGAACGGCATCCTCGACCAGATCGTGCAGCAGAGCGTGCTCGCGCAGGACGAGAAGGCCGAGGAAAGCAAGCTGGTGACCCTGTCGCTCGACAACGAGCGCCGCTCGCTGATGGCTGCCACGGCCATCAAGCAGGTCGCCGACGAGGCCGTGACCGACGAGGCGGTCCAGGCCGCCTATGACGCCAACTACGCCGATGCCGAGCAGGGCCAGGAGTTCAACGCCTCGCACATCCTCGTCGAGACCGAGGAAGAAGCGCAGTCGCTCGTCGAAGAACTGAACGGCGGCGCCGATTTCGCGGAGCTCGCCAAGGAGCACTCCACCGGCCCCTCCGGCCCCAACGGCGGCGAGCTCGGCTGGTTCGGCCCCGGCATGATGGTCGAGCCCTTCGAGAAGGCCGTCGAGCAACTCGAGGCCGGCGAGATCTCCGAGCCGGTCGAGACCCAGTTCGGCTGGCACGTGGTGAAGCTCAACGAAACCCGCAGCAAATCCGCCCCGGCCCTCGACGAGGTGCGCGACGAGATCGAGCAGACGCTCCAGCAGGAGGCCGTCAAAAACTATATTGACGAAAAGGTCGCGGCGGCCGATGTCACCCGCAAGGACAGCGCCGACGTCGATACCTCGGTCCTGTCGCAGGTCGAGCTTCTGGAGGAATAA
- the argJ gene encoding bifunctional glutamate N-acetyltransferase/amino-acid acetyltransferase ArgJ, with the protein MAKITSVSPLAPAAFPDLPVIDGVRFASAAAGVRYEGRTDVMLALLAPGSTVAGVFTRSATRSASVLDCQAKIGADSDDGAAILVNSGNSNAFTGKAGDGSVAAICDAVAAATGLPAARVFTSSTGVIGERLPHDRITAKIDALVADLDAAKAPEAARAIMTTDTFPKGACTTVSLPGGGVKIAGFAKGSGMIAPDMATMLVYVFTDAKIARADLQTLVGGINDRTFNCITVDSDTSTSDTLLMGATGTSGVEVTAEDGAFADALEGLFRDLAHQVVRDGEGATKFVTVKVTGAASDADARTHALAIANSPLVKTAVAGEDPNWGRIVMAIGKSGAAADRDSLSIRFGDLLVAENGWVAPGYREEDGAALMKRPEIDISVDIGLGTGSATVWTCDLTHGYISINADYRS; encoded by the coding sequence TTGGCCAAGATCACGTCCGTTTCGCCCCTCGCCCCCGCCGCCTTCCCGGACCTTCCGGTGATCGACGGGGTCCGCTTCGCCTCTGCCGCCGCGGGGGTCCGATACGAGGGCCGAACCGACGTGATGCTGGCGCTCCTCGCACCGGGCAGCACCGTGGCGGGCGTGTTCACGCGCTCCGCCACCCGCTCTGCCAGCGTGCTGGACTGCCAGGCCAAGATCGGCGCCGACAGCGACGACGGCGCCGCGATCCTCGTCAACTCCGGCAACTCCAACGCCTTCACCGGCAAGGCCGGGGACGGCTCTGTCGCCGCCATCTGCGATGCTGTCGCGGCGGCCACCGGCCTTCCCGCCGCGCGCGTCTTCACCAGCTCCACCGGGGTGATCGGCGAGCGTCTGCCGCACGACCGCATCACCGCGAAGATCGACGCGCTGGTCGCGGATCTTGACGCGGCAAAGGCCCCCGAGGCCGCCCGCGCCATCATGACCACCGACACCTTCCCCAAGGGCGCCTGCACCACCGTGTCGCTGCCCGGCGGCGGGGTGAAGATCGCGGGCTTCGCCAAGGGCTCCGGCATGATCGCGCCGGATATGGCAACGATGCTGGTCTACGTCTTCACCGACGCGAAGATCGCCCGTGCCGACCTGCAGACGCTCGTCGGCGGCATCAACGACCGCACCTTCAACTGCATCACCGTCGACAGCGACACCTCGACATCCGACACGCTGTTGATGGGCGCCACCGGCACCTCGGGCGTCGAGGTCACCGCGGAAGACGGCGCCTTCGCCGACGCGCTCGAGGGCCTCTTCCGCGACCTCGCCCATCAGGTCGTCCGCGACGGCGAGGGTGCCACCAAGTTCGTCACCGTCAAGGTGACCGGCGCCGCCAGCGACGCCGATGCCCGCACCCATGCGCTCGCCATCGCCAACTCGCCGCTGGTCAAGACCGCCGTCGCCGGCGAGGATCCGAACTGGGGCCGCATCGTCATGGCGATCGGCAAGTCCGGCGCCGCCGCCGACCGCGACAGCCTGTCGATCCGCTTCGGAGACCTGCTGGTCGCCGAGAACGGCTGGGTCGCCCCCGGCTACCGCGAGGAAGACGGCGCCGCGCTGATGAAACGCCCCGAGATCGACATCTCCGTCGACATCGGCCTCGGCACCGGCAGCGCCACCGTCTGGACCTGCGACCTCACACACGGCTACATCTCGATCAACGCCGATTACCGGTCCTGA
- the mutT gene encoding 8-oxo-dGTP diphosphatase MutT — protein MKKIVLVSAVALIDVDGRILLAQRPEGKSMAGLWEFPGGKVEPDETPEVALIRELQEELGIDTWESCLAPLTFASHGYDSFHLLMPLFACRKWQGTPRAKEGQTLKWVHARDLRDYPMPPADVPLIPILRDWL, from the coding sequence ATGAAAAAGATCGTTCTCGTCTCCGCCGTCGCCCTGATCGACGTCGACGGCCGTATCCTCCTGGCGCAGCGCCCCGAGGGCAAGTCCATGGCCGGCCTCTGGGAATTCCCCGGCGGCAAGGTCGAGCCCGACGAGACGCCCGAGGTCGCGCTGATCCGCGAGCTGCAGGAAGAGCTCGGCATCGACACCTGGGAAAGCTGCCTGGCGCCGCTCACCTTCGCCTCGCACGGCTACGACAGCTTTCACCTGCTGATGCCGCTCTTCGCCTGCCGCAAGTGGCAGGGCACGCCGCGCGCGAAGGAGGGCCAGACGCTCAAGTGGGTCCATGCCCGCGATCTGCGCGACTATCCGATGCCTCCCGCCGATGTTCCGCTCATCCCGATCCTGCGCGACTGGCTCTGA
- the infB gene encoding translation initiation factor IF-2, giving the protein MSDNDGKKTLGVRGGGPRSGSVKQSFSHGRTKNVVVETKRKRVVVPKPGAGGGSKGGSAPGGSGGKRPAGISDAEMERRLKALQAAKAREADEQAKREAEEKARAEERERLRAEKEQKEREQREAEERAKAKAEEEARKAKEAAEAAKKAEADAAAPKTAEPGQAAAPARAAPKTAQPQRKADREREERGRSGKGRDGGRRSGKLTLNQALGGEGGRQKSMAAMKRKQERARQKAMGGSQQREKVVRDVQLPEAITVAELANRMAERVADVVKSLMQNGIMATQNQSIDADTAELIIEEFGHRVTRVSDADVEDVIKLEQDKPEDLVSRPPVITIMGHVDHGKTSLLDKIREANVTSGEAGGITQHIGAYQVTTKGGDVLTFLDTPGHAAFTSMRSRGAQVTDIVVLVVAADDAVMPQTVEAINHAKAAGVPMIVAINKIDKPEANPTKVRTDLLQHEVIVEEMSGEVQDVEVSAHSGQGLDDLLEAIALQAEVLELKANPDRAAEGAVIEAQLDVGRGPVATVLVQNGTLKQGDIFVVGEQYGKVRALINDKGERVKEAGPSVPVEVLGLNGTPEAGDVLNVTETEAQAREIAEYREHAAKEKRAAAGAATTLEQLMKKAKDDESVSELPVVVKADVQGSAEAIVQALEKVGNDEVRVRVIHYGVGAITETDIGLAEASGCPVIGFNVRANAPARNAANQKGVEIRYYSVIYDLVDDVKAAASGLLSNEIRENFIGYASIKEVFKVSNVGKVAGCLVTEGIARRSAGVRLLRDDVVIHEGTLKTLKRFKDEVAEVQSGQECGMAFENYEDIRPGDVIEIFEREEIERSL; this is encoded by the coding sequence ATGAGCGATAACGACGGCAAAAAGACTCTGGGTGTTCGTGGTGGAGGTCCCCGTTCGGGATCCGTGAAGCAGAGCTTCAGCCATGGGCGTACCAAGAATGTCGTGGTGGAAACCAAGCGCAAGCGCGTGGTGGTGCCCAAACCCGGAGCCGGTGGCGGTTCCAAGGGTGGCAGCGCCCCCGGCGGCTCTGGTGGCAAGCGCCCGGCTGGGATTTCCGATGCCGAGATGGAACGCCGCCTGAAGGCATTGCAGGCCGCCAAGGCCCGCGAAGCCGATGAGCAGGCCAAGCGCGAGGCCGAGGAAAAGGCCCGCGCCGAAGAGCGTGAACGTCTCCGCGCGGAAAAGGAACAGAAAGAGCGCGAGCAGCGCGAAGCCGAAGAGCGGGCCAAGGCGAAAGCCGAGGAAGAGGCGCGCAAGGCCAAGGAGGCGGCCGAGGCCGCCAAGAAGGCCGAGGCCGACGCTGCCGCACCCAAGACCGCGGAGCCCGGCCAGGCGGCCGCACCCGCACGTGCTGCACCCAAGACGGCGCAGCCGCAGCGCAAGGCCGACCGCGAGCGTGAAGAGCGTGGCCGTAGCGGCAAGGGCCGCGACGGTGGACGGCGGTCCGGCAAGCTGACGCTGAACCAGGCGCTCGGCGGCGAGGGCGGCCGGCAGAAATCCATGGCGGCGATGAAGCGCAAGCAGGAGCGGGCGCGTCAGAAGGCCATGGGTGGCAGCCAGCAGCGCGAGAAGGTCGTGCGCGATGTGCAGCTTCCCGAGGCGATCACGGTGGCGGAACTCGCCAACCGTATGGCCGAGCGCGTGGCAGATGTGGTCAAGTCGCTGATGCAGAACGGCATCATGGCGACGCAGAACCAGTCGATCGACGCCGACACCGCGGAACTGATCATCGAGGAATTCGGCCACCGCGTGACCCGCGTGTCCGATGCCGACGTCGAGGACGTGATCAAGCTCGAGCAGGACAAGCCCGAGGATCTCGTGTCGCGTCCCCCGGTCATCACGATCATGGGCCACGTCGACCACGGCAAGACCTCGCTGCTCGACAAGATCCGCGAAGCCAACGTGACCTCCGGCGAGGCCGGCGGCATCACGCAGCACATCGGCGCCTACCAGGTGACGACGAAGGGCGGCGACGTGCTGACCTTCCTCGATACGCCCGGCCACGCGGCCTTTACCTCGATGCGCTCGCGCGGCGCTCAGGTGACGGACATCGTGGTGCTGGTGGTTGCGGCGGACGACGCGGTGATGCCGCAGACCGTCGAGGCCATCAACCACGCCAAGGCGGCGGGTGTCCCGATGATCGTGGCGATCAACAAGATCGACAAGCCCGAGGCCAACCCGACCAAGGTGCGCACCGACCTTCTCCAGCACGAGGTGATCGTGGAAGAGATGTCCGGTGAGGTGCAGGACGTCGAAGTTTCCGCGCACAGCGGCCAAGGTCTCGACGACCTGCTCGAGGCGATCGCGCTGCAGGCCGAGGTTCTCGAACTCAAGGCGAACCCGGATCGGGCCGCCGAGGGTGCGGTGATCGAGGCACAGCTCGACGTGGGCCGCGGCCCGGTCGCGACGGTGCTCGTGCAGAACGGCACGCTCAAGCAGGGCGACATCTTCGTCGTCGGCGAGCAGTACGGCAAGGTGCGCGCGCTCATCAACGACAAGGGCGAGCGCGTCAAGGAAGCCGGACCGTCGGTGCCCGTCGAGGTGCTTGGTCTCAACGGCACCCCGGAAGCGGGCGACGTTCTGAACGTCACCGAGACCGAGGCACAGGCCCGCGAGATCGCCGAATACCGCGAGCACGCGGCCAAGGAGAAGCGCGCCGCCGCAGGCGCCGCGACGACCCTTGAGCAGCTGATGAAGAAGGCCAAGGACGACGAGAGCGTCTCCGAGCTGCCGGTGGTCGTGAAGGCCGACGTGCAGGGCTCGGCCGAGGCCATCGTCCAGGCGCTCGAGAAGGTCGGCAACGACGAGGTCCGCGTGCGGGTGATCCACTACGGTGTGGGCGCCATCACCGAGACCGACATCGGCCTTGCCGAAGCCTCGGGCTGCCCGGTCATCGGCTTCAACGTCCGTGCCAACGCACCGGCGCGGAACGCCGCGAACCAGAAGGGCGTGGAGATCCGCTACTACTCGGTGATCTACGACCTCGTCGACGACGTGAAAGCGGCGGCCTCTGGTCTGCTGTCGAACGAGATCCGCGAGAACTTCATCGGCTACGCGTCGATCAAGGAAGTCTTCAAGGTCTCGAACGTGGGCAAGGTTGCCGGCTGTCTCGTCACCGAGGGTATCGCCCGCCGGTCCGCAGGGGTCCGCCTGCTGCGCGACGACGTGGTGATCCACGAGGGCACGCTGAAGACGCTCAAGCGCTTCAAGGACGAGGTTGCCGAGGTCCAGTCGGGCCAGGAATGCGGCATGGCCTTCGAGAACTACGAAGACATCCGCCCCGGCGATGTCATCGAGATCTTCGAGCGCGAGGAGATCGAGCGTTCGCTCTGA
- a CDS encoding RNA-binding protein: MSRGGRDKDRADGPERRCIATGESQPASGLIRFVVGPEGQLAPDIAGKLPGRGIWVSSTRSALEKAAAKGLFARAARAPVKVPDALPELVEQMLARRVVELISLARKSGGAVAGYEKVKDWLGKEEADVLIQAEDGSARGKTKLSTPGWGSYIGWLTADELGLAFGREKVIHAALGAGGLTQRVVEEAQRLKGLRVGRADADTAAGAAGAAKAAGGGRGRRKGYES, encoded by the coding sequence GTGAGCCGGGGCGGACGGGATAAGGACCGGGCCGACGGCCCGGAGCGTCGCTGCATCGCCACCGGCGAGTCGCAGCCCGCATCCGGACTGATCCGCTTCGTGGTCGGGCCCGAGGGGCAGCTGGCGCCGGACATCGCCGGCAAGCTGCCCGGTCGCGGAATCTGGGTCTCTTCGACCCGGTCGGCACTCGAGAAGGCGGCGGCGAAAGGGCTTTTTGCCCGCGCCGCACGGGCGCCGGTCAAGGTCCCCGACGCGCTTCCCGAGCTTGTCGAGCAGATGCTGGCGCGGCGGGTGGTCGAGTTGATCAGCCTCGCGCGCAAGTCCGGCGGCGCCGTCGCCGGATACGAGAAGGTGAAGGACTGGTTGGGCAAGGAAGAGGCCGATGTGCTGATCCAGGCCGAGGACGGATCGGCGCGCGGCAAGACGAAATTGTCGACCCCCGGCTGGGGATCGTACATCGGTTGGCTCACGGCGGACGAGCTGGGGCTGGCCTTCGGACGGGAAAAGGTGATACACGCGGCGCTTGGCGCTGGCGGACTCACGCAACGTGTTGTAGAGGAGGCCCAACGACTGAAGGGCCTGCGCGTCGGAAGGGCCGACGCGGACACGGCAGCAGGGGCTGCCGGGGCGGCGAAGGCCGCCGGTGGCGGCAGGGGCCGCCGGAAAGGATATGAGAGCTGA
- the nusA gene encoding transcription termination factor NusA — protein sequence MAITSANQLELLQTAEAVAREKMIDPTLVIEAMEESLSRAAKSRYGSEMDIRVSIDRKTGRATFTRVRTVVEDEELENYQAEMTVAQAKQYMADPKVGDQYVEEVPPVDMGRIAAQSAKQVILQKVREAERDRQYDEFKDRAGTIINGTVKREEYGNVIVDIGRGEGILRRNEKIGREAYRPGDRIRCYIKDVRREARGPQIFLSRTAPEFMAELFKMEVPEIYDGIIEIKAVARDPGSRAKIGVISYDGSIDPVGACVGMRGSRVQAVVNELQGEKIDIIPWNEDMPTFLVNALQPAEVSKVVLDEDAERIEVVVPDEQLSLAIGRRGQNVRLASQLTGLDIDIMTEEEESQRRQKEFEERTQLFMDTLDLDEFFAQLLVAEGFTNLEEVAYVELDELLVIDGVDEDTAQELQTRAREFLEEQARKALEKARELGAEDSLIDFDGLTPQMVEALAEDGIKTLEDFATCADWELAGGWTISDGERVKDDGLLEPFDVDLAEAQNLIMTARVLLGWVDPAELEPEVDEDEEADDTEVEAGAETGEEA from the coding sequence ATGGCAATCACCTCTGCCAACCAGCTTGAGCTTCTGCAGACCGCCGAGGCCGTGGCGCGCGAGAAGATGATCGACCCCACGCTCGTGATCGAGGCGATGGAAGAAAGCCTCTCGCGGGCCGCCAAGAGCCGTTACGGCTCCGAGATGGACATCCGCGTCAGCATCGACCGCAAGACCGGCCGCGCGACCTTTACCCGCGTCCGCACCGTGGTCGAGGACGAGGAACTCGAGAACTACCAGGCCGAGATGACGGTCGCGCAGGCCAAGCAGTACATGGCCGACCCCAAGGTGGGCGACCAGTACGTCGAGGAAGTGCCGCCGGTCGACATGGGCCGGATCGCGGCGCAGTCGGCCAAGCAGGTCATTCTGCAGAAGGTCCGCGAAGCCGAGCGTGACCGCCAGTACGACGAGTTCAAGGACCGCGCCGGCACCATCATCAACGGCACCGTCAAGCGTGAGGAATACGGCAACGTCATCGTCGACATCGGCCGTGGCGAAGGCATCCTGCGCCGTAACGAGAAGATCGGCCGCGAGGCGTATCGCCCCGGCGACCGCATCCGCTGCTACATCAAGGACGTGCGCCGCGAAGCGCGTGGGCCGCAGATCTTCCTGTCGCGCACCGCGCCGGAATTCATGGCCGAGCTGTTCAAGATGGAAGTGCCCGAGATCTACGACGGCATCATCGAGATCAAGGCCGTGGCCCGCGACCCCGGTTCGCGCGCCAAGATCGGCGTCATCTCCTATGACGGCTCCATCGACCCCGTGGGCGCCTGCGTCGGTATGCGCGGCAGCCGCGTGCAGGCCGTGGTGAACGAGCTGCAGGGCGAGAAGATCGACATCATCCCGTGGAACGAGGACATGCCGACCTTCCTCGTGAACGCGCTGCAGCCCGCCGAGGTGAGCAAGGTGGTTCTCGACGAGGACGCCGAGCGCATCGAGGTCGTGGTGCCCGACGAGCAGCTCTCGCTGGCCATCGGCCGCCGCGGTCAGAACGTGCGCCTCGCGTCGCAGCTGACCGGCCTCGACATCGACATCATGACCGAGGAAGAGGAAAGCCAGCGCCGCCAGAAGGAATTCGAGGAGCGCACCCAGCTGTTCATGGACACGCTCGATCTCGACGAGTTCTTCGCGCAGCTGCTCGTGGCCGAGGGCTTCACCAACCTCGAGGAAGTGGCCTATGTCGAGCTCGACGAGCTTCTGGTCATCGACGGCGTCGACGAGGACACCGCGCAGGAGCTTCAGACCCGTGCCCGCGAATTCCTCGAAGAGCAGGCCCGCAAGGCGCTCGAGAAGGCGCGCGAACTGGGTGCCGAGGACAGCCTCATTGACTTCGACGGCCTCACACCCCAAATGGTAGAGGCATTGGCGGAAGACGGCATCAAGACGCTGGAAGACTTCGCCACCTGTGCCGACTGGGAACTGGCCGGTGGCTGGACGATCAGCGACGGCGAGCGCGTCAAGGATGACGGCCTTCTCGAACCCTTCGACGTGGACCTTGCCGAGGCGCAGAACCTCATCATGACCGCCCGGGTCCTTCTGGGCTGGGTCGATCCCGCCGAGCTCGAACCCGAGGTCGACGAGGACGAAGAGGCCGATGACACCGAGGTCGAGGCAGGCGCCGAGACCGGGGAAGAGGCCTGA
- the rimP gene encoding ribosome maturation factor RimP yields MTDLIAKSAIDRRIAEIITPVIEDMGFELVRIRLMSGKTSTLQIMAERPEGGIEVDECADISTAVSAVLDVEDPILDAYTLEVSSPGIDRPLTRLKDFDTYEGYEAKIETHEMIDGRKRWRGMLAGVEGGEVLLNIEENGEDQTIGLQFDWLSDAKLVMTDDLVRDMLRARKAQAVDETQFDDIQADDAAAQEE; encoded by the coding sequence ATGACCGACCTGATCGCCAAATCCGCCATCGACCGGCGCATCGCCGAGATCATCACCCCCGTCATCGAGGACATGGGGTTCGAGCTCGTGCGCATTCGCCTGATGAGCGGCAAGACATCCACCCTGCAGATCATGGCCGAACGCCCCGAGGGCGGCATCGAGGTCGACGAGTGCGCCGACATCTCGACCGCCGTCTCGGCGGTGCTCGACGTCGAAGACCCGATTCTCGACGCCTACACGCTCGAAGTGTCGAGCCCCGGCATCGACCGGCCGCTCACGCGGCTCAAGGATTTCGACACCTACGAGGGCTACGAGGCCAAGATCGAGACCCACGAGATGATCGACGGCCGCAAGCGCTGGCGTGGCATGCTCGCCGGTGTCGAAGGTGGCGAGGTGCTGCTCAACATCGAGGAGAACGGCGAGGACCAGACCATCGGCCTGCAGTTCGACTGGCTGAGCGATGCCAAGCTCGTGATGACAGATGACCTCGTCCGCGACATGCTGCGCGCCCGCAAGGCCCAGGCCGTGGACGAAACCCAATTCGACGATATCCAGGCCGACGACGCGGCCGCTCAGGAGGAGTAA